The sequence below is a genomic window from Streptomyces sp. NBC_00289.
CCGGGCCCGGCGCAGGCCCGCCACCGGGTCGACGGCGGGGGCGTGGCCGCCGGACAGCAGCCAGGCGTTGTCGTCGGTGCCCGGCGGGAGCAGGAGGCGGGAGGCGTGCCGTACGACGTCGTGGTTGGACAGGACCCAGGTGGCCGACGCTCCGGCCATCGCGGCCGTGTCCAGGGAGTCGGTGATCACCTGGCGCAGTTCGGTCGCGTCCCAGGGGGTTTGGAGGTACTCGAAGTTGAAGGCCTGGCCGAGTTCGTCCGGCCGGGCGTACAGCGCGCGCCGGGCCCCCTGCACCCACGCCTCGGCGACCGCGGTGCGGGGCGGGTGGTAGTCGTCGAGGACGGCGCGCCAGTCGCGGTAGATCTCGTGGACCTCGTCGCGGTCGTAGAAGGGGTGGGAGCCGGGCGGGAGGCCGGCGAGCGTCGCCTCGCCGCTGACCTCCGTGGCGCCGAGGTCGCGCAGCGGCTCGCTCAGGTCCTTGGCCAGGCCGTGCGCGACGTCGACGCGGAAGCCGTCGACCCCGCGGTCGGACCAGAAGCGCAGGGTGGTCCGGAAGTCGGCGCGGATCTCCTCGTTGTCCCAGTTCAGGTCGGGCTGCTGGGGTGCGAACAGATGCAGGTACCACTGGCCGTCCGGCACTCGTCGCCAGGCGCTGCCGCCGAACACGGACTGCCAGTCGGTGGGCGGCAGTGCGCCGTGGGTGCCGCGGCCGTCGCGGAAGACGTAGCGGTCGCGGGCGGCGGAGCCGGGTCCGGCCCGCAGGGCCTCCTGGAACCAGACGTGCTGGTGCGAGGTGTGGTTCGGCACCAGGTCGACGATCACCTTCAGGCCCAGCCGGTGGGCCTCGGTCGCCATGGCGTCGAAGTCGTCGAGGGTGCCCAGGCGCGGGTCGACGTCGCGGTGGTCGGCGACGTCGTAGCCGCCGTCGGCGAGTTCCGAGGGGTAGAAGGGGCTGAGCCACAGGGCGTCGACGCCGAGCGCGGCGAGGTGGCTCAGGCGCCCGGTGACACCGCGGATGTCGCCGAGCCCGTCGCCGTCGGCGTCGGCGAAGCTGCGGGGGTAGACCTGGTAGACGACGGCCTGCCGCCACCAGTCGGGGTCCTTGCTGGAGAGGTCGGGCGTGGTGCGAACGGTCACGCGTGCTCCTCCGCGGTGTGTACGGGCGGGTGCGTTGCGAGCGGGTGCCTGCTTTGTGGGCGGGTGCTGCGCGGGCGGGTGCTTTGTGGGCGGTGCTGTGCGGGCGGGTGCTTTGTGGGCGGTAAGGAGAACCCTGTCCACTTGGCCGGAAAAGTGAACATCCAGCCTGTCTCCGCGCGGTCCGGAGGGAGGTATTCCCTGTGTGGGGGAATTGTAATGACTGGCTCAACCACCTTTGTATCGCCGCAGGTTGACAGCCCTGAGCCAGGAGATCCACGATGTGCGCACGCTGTGGCGCATGTGACCAATGGGCCCAGTGTTTCTTCGGGTTACTCACCCCCCGCACACGCCAAGATGGGATACGCATGTCCATAGCGAGACGTGTCACCGTGCGCCGCCTGCTGGGGACGGGCGTCGCGACGCTCGCCCTCTGTACCGCCTCCGTCGCCGCCGCCTCCGGCGCCTTCGCCACCGGTACGCCCGGCGGCGACGGCTGGAAGTCCGCCGACGGCTACCAGCCCGGATCGGGGGCGGGCACGGTCACGGAGACCGACCGCTGCCAGTTCTCGCTCGACGGCACCGACTTCTACGACTCGGTGAAGGTGGACGACCAGAACCTGCGGCCCACCGACGACGGCAAGGTCCACGTCAAGGTCCGCACCGCCGGCGACGCCACCACCTGCACCGCCTCCCTGGCCTCCTACCTCGCCCACGGGTCCAGCTTCCGCACCTCCGGCGAGCAGGTCTTCGTCGACTTCGACACCGTGACGGTCAAGCCGGGCCAGACCGAGTCCCTGGACATCGCCGTGCCGGACGCGGGCTGCTACGCGCAGATCGACCTCTACCGGGGTGCGGTCAGGTTCGACGGCAAGCTCGACGCGAAGGACGGCTTCGAGCACGGCGACCTGCCCAAGGGCCCGGACCGCCCGGTCATCAAGGACAAGCTGATCGCGGCCTGGAACGGCGGCACGAAGGACTGCACGACGGCTCCGCCCGAGACGCCGTCCACCCCGACGGCCCCGGAGTCCTCCGAGCCCTCCCAGCCGGCGGAGGAGTCCACGCCGCCGGCGAGCGAGACGCCGTCGACCGAGACCGGGACCCCGACTCCGGCCGCCTCCGAGTCCACCACCGCGCCGGCCACCACGCCGAACGGCGGCGGTGACGACCTCGCCGAGACCGGCGCGAACGGCAGCACGGGGCCGATCGCGATCGGGGCGGCGGTGCTGCTGGCCGGCGGCGCGGGCCTCGTGGTGGCCACCCGCCGGCGCCGGAGCACGCGCGCGTGACCCTTCCAGGGGGCGGCCTCCGCCCCCTGGAACACACACCGGGGGCCGAGCCTCACCCGTCGGAAGGACCGAGAGGCTCGAGCAGGGCGGCGACGGTTTCGTCGACCAGCCTGTAGCGCACCACCCGTCCCTCCCTCTCCCCCTCGACGACCCCGGCCGCCCGCAGCAGCCTGAGCGCCTGCGAGACGGCGGGGTCGTTCGTCCCGGTCGCGATCGCCAGGTCGGACACGGCCAGCGGTCCGGTGCGGTGCAGGGCCAGCAGCAGGGCCAGCCGCCGGGGCTCGCCGAGCAGGGCGAAGCGGTCGGCCCAGGTGCGGACATGCGCGGGGTCGCCGATGGCGGCGACGGCGTCACACACGCGGTGACCGTCGATGGTGCGCCGGTCCGCGCGGTCGGCCGGGACGAGATGCATACCGCCATCCTCGCAGGCGCACTGTGTGATCTTCCATACCTGCGCAGGTGCGCAGCTATGCAGTGGACCGCCCGCCGCCCTACGGTGGTCGGGCCGTGGTGCTCGGGAAGCCGGTGACGACCCCTCAGGGGTCCATGCCGGAGCGGCCCTCGCCACTGTGATCGGGGAGTTTCCGGCCCACCGTCCCGCGAGGGACAGCCACTGGTCGCCGCAGGGTGACCGGGAAGGCGGGCCGGCGGCGTACGACCCGTAAGCCAGGAGACCGGCCACGGCATCTCACGAAGTGATCCACGAGGTGCTGGAGCGTGACCGCATGACCCTGCCCGAACCCGCCCCGGCGTCCTTCACGTGGCGCCGGGAGGACACCGTCAAGACCGCCGGCCTGCTGGCGGCCGTCGCCGCCCTGCACGTCGTCGCCTTCGGCATCCTCTTCCTGCTCGTCGTCCCCGAGCACTACGAGGTCGGCACCAGGGCCTTCGGCGTCGGACTCGGCGTCACCGCCTACACGCTGGGCATGCGGCACGCCTTCGACGCCGACCACATCGCCGCCATCGACAACACCACCCGCAAGCTGATGGCCGACGGCAAACGGCCGGTCTCGGTGGGCTTCTGGTTCGCGCTCGGCCACTCCAGCGTGGTGGTCCTGCTCGCCGCGCTGATCGCCGGCGGCACCCGACTGGCCGGCCTTGTCATGAACGAGGGCTCGCGCACCCACCAGACCCTCGGCTTCATGGGTACGACGATCTCGGGGACGTTCCTCTACCTCATCGCCGCCCTCAACCTGGTCGCCCTGCTCGGCATCCTGAAGGTCTTCAAGGCGATGCGCGCGGGCACCTACGACGAGCGGGAGCTCGAACAGCACCTGGACTCCCGGGGGTTCATGAACCGGATCCTGGGCCGGCTCACCCGGTCCATCAGCCGCCCCGGCCAGATGTACCCGCTCGGCTTCCTCTTCGGCCTCGGCTTCGACACCGCCACCGAGGTCACGCTGATGGTGATGGCCGGCTCGGGCGCGGCGGCCGGGCTGCCCTGGTACGCGATCCTGTGCCTGCCGCTGCTGTTCGCCGCCGGCATGAGCCTGTTCGACACCCTCGACGGCACCTTCATGAACTTCGCCTACCAGTGGGCCTTCTCCAACCCCGTCCGCAAGGTCTTCTACAACCTCACCATCACCGGGCTGTCCATCGCCGTCGCCTTCTTCATCGGCACCATCGAACTGGTCGGCGTCCTGCACGAGAAGCTCGACCTGAGCGACGACCTCAGCGGCTGGGTCGCCGGCCTCGACCTGGACAACGTCGGCTACGTCATCGTCGGCCTGTTCGTGGTGGTGTGGGCGGCGGCGGTGACGTACTGGAAGGTCGCCAAGGTGGAACAGCGCTGGGCGGTGCGGCCGGCGGACAGTCGCTAGGACAGCTGCCGGGACTCCCCGGGTCTCCCCGGTTCTCCGCCGGCTCTCCGCCGCGACAGCCTTCCAGCGGCTTCCTCAGACGCCCTCGACCGTCGTCAGCCACAGCTTCACGTACCGCTCCGCGTCCACGCCCAGGCCGACGTCCACCAGGGCCTGTTCCCGTACGCCCTCGTGGATCTCGGACTCGCCGGGGCGCGGGCGGCGGTCGACGACGGTCTGGCCGCGGGTCGGGCCCGGGGCCAGGGACACCTCGACCGGCAGGCGTTCGGTGGTCAGCCCCTCCGGGTCGACGACCGCGCAGACCGCGCCCGCGTCACCGAGGCCGCCCGTGGGGGTGGGGTCGCCGGAGGTGGCCGGGTCGCGGTGGGCGAGCAGTTCACCGGCCAGCCGCAGACGGGGGTCCCCGCTCGCGCGCAGCCGCTCCACGTCCGCGGCCGGGACCAGGACCTGCTTGAACACGTCGAGGCCGTACATGGTGATCGGCACGCCCGCGGTGAGCAGGACGGCCGCCGCCTCCGGGTCGTGCCACACGTTGAACTCGGCGACCGGCGTGGCGTTCCCGGTCGCCACCGCGCCGCCCATGAACACGATCCGCTCGATGTTGCGCACCACCTCCGGGTGCGTGCGCAGGAGCAGCGCAATGTTCGTCAGCGGTGCCGTCGGGATGAGGGTCACCGGGCGCGGGGAGGCGAGGATCTCGCGGCGCAGCAGCGTCACCGCGTCCACGTCGACCGGAACGCGGGTCGGCGCGGGCAGCCCGAGGTCGCCCATCCCGTCCTGCCCGTGCACGTGCCGGGCCGTCCGCACGGGCTCGATCAGCGGCCGCTCGGCACCTCGCGCGACCGGGATGCCGGGCGCTCCGGCCTGCTCCAGCACGGTCAGGGTGTTGCGGACGACCCCGTCCACGTCCGTGTTCCCGGCCACGCAGGTGATCGCGCGCAGGTCAAGGCCGGGGTGGCGGACGGCGAACAGCAGGGCGAGGGCGTCGTCGACACCGGTGTCACAGTCGATGATCACCGGGATGGGCTGACCGTTCACGCTGGAGCTCCTGTTCCTACGACCGACTCGGCACGGGGTACTACGGAACCGACCCTACGCAGCCTGCTGCGGTTCCCGGCCACCCATGGGCACGGCGGGGGGCGCGCGAGGCGGTGCGGGCGGGAGGCCGGTGCGGGCCCGAGGGCGGCACCGACGCGAGGCCCGCACCGACGCGAGGCCCGCACCGACGCGAGGGCGGCACCGACAGCACGGCGGCGCACGCGCGAGGGTCGTCTTTCGGCTGTCCGGGGTGGCGGTGGTAACCCGGACGGACCGTCTCGCTGGTGGGGTGATCGGCGTGGTGGTGCTGTGGGAGCACGTACTGGATCTTGGCCGCGCGCAGGAGGCCCCTCGATGACCCGTCCCCCGGCCCGCCTCCTCGTGTGCGCCTCGGCGCTCTGCCTCGCCGGAGCGCCGAGTCTCACCGCCTGTTCGCCGGGCGGCCCCGACCGGACTGCGCCCCGCGCCTCCGCCACGACCGGCCGGTCCGCCCCCGCCGCCTCACCCTCCCCCAGCCCTGGCACCGCGCTCACCTCGGCCCAGGCGGAGGCCGCGCTGATCACTCCGGCCGACCTGGGGGAGCCCTGGACTCCGACACAGGGCGCCGCGACCTGGCGGGACACCCTGCTCAAGGCGACGGCCGACAACCCCGACTGCGGGCGGCTGCTCGAGGCGGTCTACACCGAGGATCTGTTCGGCCCGCGCAACCCGATCCGCGCGGTCGCCGGTCTCGACGACGGCATGGACGAGGCCCAGCTGCGCTACCAGGTCATCGCCCACGACCCGGCGGACGTGGACCGCACCCTGGCCTGGCTGCGGTCGCTGCCGCAGAAGTGCGGCCGGTTCACGGCCGCGACCGCCGGGGGTGCCGTACAGGGCGGGCAGGTGACCGAGGCGGCGCTGCCGCCGGTCGGGGACGCCCGGGAGGGCCTGCGGATCACGCTGGCCGGCGAGAACGCCGACGGCGAGCCCACCGCGCTCACCCTGGACCTGGCCGCCGTCCGCGTCGGC
It includes:
- a CDS encoding glycoside hydrolase family 13 protein, with protein sequence MTVRTTPDLSSKDPDWWRQAVVYQVYPRSFADADGDGLGDIRGVTGRLSHLAALGVDALWLSPFYPSELADGGYDVADHRDVDPRLGTLDDFDAMATEAHRLGLKVIVDLVPNHTSHQHVWFQEALRAGPGSAARDRYVFRDGRGTHGALPPTDWQSVFGGSAWRRVPDGQWYLHLFAPQQPDLNWDNEEIRADFRTTLRFWSDRGVDGFRVDVAHGLAKDLSEPLRDLGATEVSGEATLAGLPPGSHPFYDRDEVHEIYRDWRAVLDDYHPPRTAVAEAWVQGARRALYARPDELGQAFNFEYLQTPWDATELRQVITDSLDTAAMAGASATWVLSNHDVVRHASRLLLPPGTDDNAWLLSGGHAPAVDPVAGLRRARAATLLMLALPGSSYVYQGEELGLPEVADLPVEVLQDPVWEQTGRVRKGRDGCRVPLPWTRTGPSYGFGAGAAWLPQPESFASYAVEAQDGVEGSTLELYRTALRLRRKLLQGEGLAWADDALPGVLHFARHEGWRCVTNLSDEPVAVPAGEVLLTSGPLEGGLLGPDTTVWLGG
- a CDS encoding nucleoside hydrolase, coding for MNGQPIPVIIDCDTGVDDALALLFAVRHPGLDLRAITCVAGNTDVDGVVRNTLTVLEQAGAPGIPVARGAERPLIEPVRTARHVHGQDGMGDLGLPAPTRVPVDVDAVTLLRREILASPRPVTLIPTAPLTNIALLLRTHPEVVRNIERIVFMGGAVATGNATPVAEFNVWHDPEAAAVLLTAGVPITMYGLDVFKQVLVPAADVERLRASGDPRLRLAGELLAHRDPATSGDPTPTGGLGDAGAVCAVVDPEGLTTERLPVEVSLAPGPTRGQTVVDRRPRPGESEIHEGVREQALVDVGLGVDAERYVKLWLTTVEGV
- a CDS encoding ArsR/SmtB family transcription factor encodes the protein MHLVPADRADRRTIDGHRVCDAVAAIGDPAHVRTWADRFALLGEPRRLALLLALHRTGPLAVSDLAIATGTNDPAVSQALRLLRAAGVVEGEREGRVVRYRLVDETVAALLEPLGPSDG
- a CDS encoding HoxN/HupN/NixA family nickel/cobalt transporter, which produces MTLPEPAPASFTWRREDTVKTAGLLAAVAALHVVAFGILFLLVVPEHYEVGTRAFGVGLGVTAYTLGMRHAFDADHIAAIDNTTRKLMADGKRPVSVGFWFALGHSSVVVLLAALIAGGTRLAGLVMNEGSRTHQTLGFMGTTISGTFLYLIAALNLVALLGILKVFKAMRAGTYDERELEQHLDSRGFMNRILGRLTRSISRPGQMYPLGFLFGLGFDTATEVTLMVMAGSGAAAGLPWYAILCLPLLFAAGMSLFDTLDGTFMNFAYQWAFSNPVRKVFYNLTITGLSIAVAFFIGTIELVGVLHEKLDLSDDLSGWVAGLDLDNVGYVIVGLFVVVWAAAVTYWKVAKVEQRWAVRPADSR
- a CDS encoding LAETG motif-containing sortase-dependent surface protein; protein product: MSIARRVTVRRLLGTGVATLALCTASVAAASGAFATGTPGGDGWKSADGYQPGSGAGTVTETDRCQFSLDGTDFYDSVKVDDQNLRPTDDGKVHVKVRTAGDATTCTASLASYLAHGSSFRTSGEQVFVDFDTVTVKPGQTESLDIAVPDAGCYAQIDLYRGAVRFDGKLDAKDGFEHGDLPKGPDRPVIKDKLIAAWNGGTKDCTTAPPETPSTPTAPESSEPSQPAEESTPPASETPSTETGTPTPAASESTTAPATTPNGGGDDLAETGANGSTGPIAIGAAVLLAGGAGLVVATRRRRSTRA